The sequence GTCTCCAGTGGGGTTTTTACGAGACAATGTGACTTCCCAGCTAACCTCTGTTACCACGGAAACAGCGTCATACCCCTCTCTCACTGCAAATGCACATAcgtcctcatcctcatcacgtgtacatatgcatgtgtatttttttttgcatggttggtttcactctgtcctcacatacacacatgcaggcattATGTTACACACTCTCAGAGGTCCagtaaacaggaaacagattcCATTAAGGAGCGGATGAAATCATAAAACCGCTGCTGGTTTGGTTAAAATGAAGCCCCCTCGATGACTAACACATGTACTGTGTAGTGTTTCCTACTGTGTAGAAACCAGCACTGAATGCTTGTTAGTTAGTTTAGGCTAACATTAGCAgctctctcctgctcctggtTTTGGATTTGGTTTCCACTAATCCCCTCATCACCCAGGACAGCATTACTTTACACCAAACACATCAATTAGTCCTCATCCCAAAAGCTTTATCccacttttttctttatgtttttttttattgttattgcttTACCTTTTCATCACTGAGAAAACATTATACCTTTTAAGTATAATTCCTCTTCAGTGACTTCTCTCTCAACAGAGTGTATTCCAAAAGCTGTTACTGTTGACACCTGAGAAAAGCTGACGTGAAAATTCAGAGGACAATTGCTGAGACAGTCTCCATATTTTCTCCACCTCCGAGATGTGACACTTTTCGGAGAGTTTCTAAAATCCCTGAGATCAAAGCGAAGCTATGAAACCTGTAACTGTTGAGAAAAGCCGCTCCGACTTCTCAGCTCTAATCCTTCATAAAGCTTTAAGATAAAACCGAGCTGCAGATGAACCACAGCCTGGTTTAGATGATGTTGGCATTGCCCTGACTTCACTTTGAACTCTCTTGCTTTGTCTTGTTCGTGCATTTCAGATTGGTTGGTCCAGGCTTAAGGCCACTTCAGTGACAGGATGTTTCAATCAACCAGTCAGTTTGTTTGAGGCGCAGGTCTGCACCACACGCTGTTGAGATCtgtgacgtgtgtgtgcgttgcaTCTGCGGTTACCCATAATGCCATTctgtacatttttctgttgtttatatGTTTGTCATATAAGAAGCACTAATTCCAGCTTGATTGTACCTCAGCCTTGACCAACAGTTTTAGTTTAACAAATCCTCAACAAAAGGTCCAACCTTTCAAGAATGAACCTTCCAGAACCTGCTACTACTCATCTTATTAACTCATTAACACTTCTGAACATCAGCGCCCATTCACAAGATCAAAAATTAATACTTCTGAACAAAGATGACACAACACAATAGAGTCTCAGTCTGTATTTGCAGCATCAATACTCCCAAATCCTCTTCTTAAGAAGGCAGAGAACAACTTGACTGTGTCTCGCCTGCAGTATCTGTCACAGTTGGagggcactgtgtgtgtgtgtgtctgtgtggaggtgTTGGGTACCTCACTGTGACTTTTCTAAGTGGGCTACAAATGAAAGACAAGCCTGTGTTGACTGCTGGCACTGGTGACTAACTCGGTTCCTTCTGAATGGTGCCTTTCATTAATTTTATTGTCTTGAAGGTTATCTCCTCCATCTCGTGAGTCACGCTGTAACAGCGGTTCACTGCCAAGCTCTCGTTAAAGATAATATTATTTGTGCTGCTTGGAAACAGAAATGCACGCCGTGACGCAGATGCTGACTCATGACTCAAAATTATAAAATGATTAGGAGAGTTCAGCCAGAAAAAGGAGATTCAAGCCTGGCTCTCATTCCAATATAGTTTCTTTTTATTGAACCTGACCTGAACTCATTTTTATTAACACTTTATCCAGATgcactcaccaagcactttatcaGGAAAACCATAACAGCGCTGGGTAggtcctccctctgctctcacatcattcaagctgccgatctcctgttctaccacatcccaaagtctggagactgggagaggccactgaagttcactgtcatgttgatgaGACCAGTAACCAGGTTGGGTTCATGCTGCTGATTCCAAACtatgaccctaccatctgcagcctcagcagaaatccaggtCCATCAGACCAGGTTATGCTTTTCCAGACTTCACCTGCACAGTTTCAGTGAGCCTGTGCTCGCAGGTGTTCCTAATCAAGTGCTAAATGAGTGTATGTATATAGAGATAAAGACTGTCTTAGCGTAACCCACTGTTGCTGGTAAGACTcctgagtgtgtatttgtgtgtgtgtgtgtgttttcctgcagacaATCCTGGTCGGGGACAGTGGAGTGGGGAAAACGTCTCTGTTGGTGCAGTTCGATCAGGGCAAGTTCATTCCCGGCTCCTTCTCTGCCACAGTGGGCATCGGATTCACggtgtgtgtgaacatgcacagtttgtgtttgtgtatcttttACATACATGTGCACTAGATTCTCTTGTTAAAATTACGTAGGACAGGTCATATGTTGAAGATTAGTTGTTAGATgcagtttagttttaattttagcTTTACTGGCTAAAGTTTTTGAGAAAGATCTCTGCCTCAACCTCAATACAATGAGTGGAAATAGCTTCCACGGTGCTGCAAAATTACATACAAAAACTTAAACAGCAACATGTCTCTCCAGAGGCAGTTTCCCTGTTACGCACGCTTTtgattcacacaaacagaaaacactggagaaaCACTCCAActcagaacaaaacagagaaaaacatgtcactATCACCGGCCCACAAATTCTCTGTGATAGAAATTTAATGAGCTACTTTTATTTCCAGAAAATCATGCATGGAAACGCCTCGCTCTGGAAATAAACCACTTTGTTTTACACCAACACGCTGACTCATGAGAGGCCGGAGAGTCcaacactttgtgtgtgttaacagagggTGGGAGTGTGACCCTAAGAGCGGCACCCGTTGCAGTTTTGACATGAGGATGTTTCTATTTGTTCCTTGTGAGCGTGTTCCTCCTACAAGTCTGGTGATGGTAGCAGCTTCTCTTCATGTAGGCAGTTCGGGTTTTATTTTAGGACTAAAACAGTGCATTGGAATGTTCAGCAAAGTTTATCCACACGTCCTCATTCAGTACAGTTTTGACTTGCTGGTTTAGCACTGTTAGCACTGTTAAAGACTTTGCAATTAATGTTAACAGTGTAAATCCACATGATCATCAAAGCTGAACTCCACACGAAAGATTTACAAGGACTTACTTCACCCCTACAAGCAAATCCACTGGAATGAATTCAGTTTGCTGccatttgctgttttaaatgctggtgCGACTGACGCTTTAATCTACCAAATGAAAAGACTCATCATAACAGTGGTTCcaaggaaaaacatttgactgtgaggtctgtggattaacAGGGACACTGATCCTTCaaagagatgctgctgttgaAATTTTTAGATTGAATTTCTCAGTGTATTGTAGTGGAGGCAGAAATCCCAAAACATGGATAAACAGAGTGGGAAAACAATCTGCATGGGAAAAACACCACTGAAAGTAACTGGGAagagtttcttcttttttcttctaagACAGATTGATCCTCTCGTTTAAATTTCCGTTGCTTCTTTCCCACgtcattttaaatctgtttctgcttctctcagAATAAAGTGGTGACTGTGGACGATGTAAAGGTCAAACTACAGGTCAGTAAAATCAGTtccagtgaagaaaaaagaaaaacacacacaaaaaaaaacttgatgtTCTTTCACAATAACAGCCTATTTTTAGAGTGCAGGCTGGTTTCCTTTTGGGCACCGGCGTTGGAACTGAAAATTATAGCTGGCCATGTGAAACCGGGCCAGATCACCAAATAtagcttcttctttttctgtctcagattTGGGATACAGCAGGACAGGAGAGGTTCAGAAGTGTGACACATGCATATTACAGAGATGCACACGGTGAGGCTCAAACGCCATATGTACACGATGATGTCTGTTTTGTCCATGAGAGTCACAGTGTGGAGATGTGCAGCTTCAGACCCGCATGtttattctcatttttcttgGTTTTGTCTCCAAAGCCTTGCTCCTCCTGTATGACATCACCAGCAAATCATCCTTTGACAACATTAGGGTAAGTCTGGGATATGTCTACAGCCTGGAAAGATATGGAAATGAGTGGCTCAGGAAGGGGAAATAGCCTTTAATAAAAGCTAATAAAGCCACAGAAAGCTGATGCTGAGCGATCACTTTTccagtgtgagtgtctgtgtgtgtgtctgtgtgcgggcgtgcgtgtgtgtgtgcgcttccCCTCAGAGTTTCAGCCTTATGCAATCAGAcgttctctctgttttgtttgactctgtatttatgtgtctgtctgtcttcgtTGTTTCAGGCATGGTTAACTGAGATCCATGAGTATGCACAGAACGATGTAGTCATCATGTTGCTGGGCAACAAGGTGAGAGGCAATAGCTTTTAAGAAGCTCAACAAGTGAAGGGGAGcattttatttgtctgtgtgtcagtacaCAGTACCATACATGTTGGTACTGTATGAATTAGGTCAAGAATATTAAGTTAATATACAAAAAGAAAGCTgttgtatatataaatataatagaAAAGAACTATAACCAGTTAACCCTGGATGTAACTAACTGTTGTGTTGATCTCTGCCAGACTGACGTGAGCAGTGATAGAGCAATCaggagagatgaaggagagaggCTGGCCAGAGTGAGTGCTTCATTCACTACTCTACATCTATAACTGAGGCTGTTGTTTATTGATTATGTAACAGGTACGATGCACGGTACATTTATTGCACCTGGTATCGGAGTAATGTTTAGATCTGGCCAACATTTCATCCTAAACTCAACAAAGCTCTCAGCTCTCTGTTCCCAAATgatctcacaaacacaaaacgcTCTGAATCAGATTATGTGAGACTGCTGACTGTTGTTCTTTGCTCCTCTTCTTGTCTTCAGGAGTATTCAGTTCCCTTTATGGAGACGAGTGCCAAGACTGGAGTCAACGTAGAGCTGGCCTTCACTGCTGTGGCCAAGTATGGAACATAAGGACTTTTTAACACCCTTCACACTACATCTTCTTTGTGGTCTACGCTGAGCTGGCTCAGTGTTTGAGCTTTTATTCTGGAGCAGAGTACAATTTTGATAAGCACCATGAAAGGATTTTCTGCCTTATTTGACTGACTGGTGTTTAGTGGTTCAGTGATCATGTAATACCCAACTGCTACAGTCTTCAGTCTAATAAGAGGCCCCTCTGACAAAGCTTACAATGTAATAATACATGTTAATGAACTAtaacacattaaacacacttGAGGTGAAGCATGTTTTAACTAATTATCCATTGATAACATTGTTAAATAATGTAATAACTCAGTGGAATTAGCCATTTATTGCAGTTTCAAGCCGTTTTTCATCATTCTTACTCATTAATAATGTAATTAATGTATTTTCTAATGTATGTTCTTAATACGTTAGTAGATTCTTTATAGGTTAAAGTGATCTGTCTGATGTCTGGTTCTGTTCTTCAGGGAGCTGAAACACCGAGCTGTCCAGCACCCCAACGAACCCAAGTTCCAGATCCACGAATACATTGAATCGCAGAAGGAGAAGTCAGGCTGCTGCAGCTACTTCTAAATCTCACCTCCTGAgtcctcccaccaccaccaccaccaccactctggGTGAATAGACTGTCAGAGACACGCAGAGAGTTACTGAGTGGGAGGAAGTCCTAATAACTCACTGCTGCTCCCAAAATATGATGCTGCCATTCATTCAAGACTAAAAGCCAAAAGTAGATCAGTGGAATCAGAGAAGGATAAACCAAGTTTCAAACTCACAAAACTGAGTTTTGAGCTGAGAGCAGCTTCCTTAACTCTTTAATGTGAGATTTATCATTATGAGCTATTTGTAGTAGACATTTTAggggaaaaatataaaaataattattcaaATCATATGAGAATATAGCCTTACAGTGtcatatttgctttctttatgAGAGTGAGAGGCAAAGATCAATAccacatgggtgtgtgtgttacagagtaCAGAGCTGGAGCCAAGATGTGGGTAGATCAGCTTAGCATACACACTGAAGGTAGGAGGACACATCTAGTCCAGATAACCCATCACAGTGTCAGTGGTTGGATTCCCAGCTGGGTGGGGGGGGCTTAGTTGCATGTAGTGTCTCGCTCTGCTCTTGTTTCCTCGTGTCTTCCTCAAGACTGTCAACTGTCAAATCAAGTCAAGATCcccaccagaaaaaaaaacacttatacAAATAGATCTGTTCTGAAGTGACACTAACAAGCTACTTGAGAGAATTTGTGGCATTCTCATAATGTAGATTGCTAATATCAGGGCAgaatgctaacatttgctaaaacacaaagtacagctgaggctgttAAATAAACACCAGTTAATACAGTTCATCCCAGTGGGACATGAATTTTTGAAAATAGTTGTTCAGACATTTCACTAGaaaatgaatgtctgtataaaaTTTCATGTTCACCTATCCAGTggttgttgagatgtttcagcCTCAGCCAAAGTGGCGCcgactgactgacagaccaaCATTGACATCACACTAGCATTGCTAAAATACACCTAGCAGTCCCTAGTCGGCAGTAGTGGTCACTCATTGTATcttgaaatgtaaaacagcaatgtgggattttttttttttttagctgcaacTGTTTCTTGCTGTGTAGGCCTACAGCTGATGTTTACTCAGAAATAGTTTTCACTTGGTT comes from Toxotes jaculatrix isolate fToxJac2 chromosome 21, fToxJac2.pri, whole genome shotgun sequence and encodes:
- the LOC121201050 gene encoding ras-related protein Rab-37-like, with amino-acid sequence MERMESMEPISAYYTTAYPEIQPDSGYGSRETTDGQAKTPPARTYDEELVHKTILVGDSGVGKTSLLVQFDQGKFIPGSFSATVGIGFTNKVVTVDDVKVKLQIWDTAGQERFRSVTHAYYRDAHALLLLYDITSKSSFDNIRAWLTEIHEYAQNDVVIMLLGNKTDVSSDRAIRRDEGERLAREYSVPFMETSAKTGVNVELAFTAVAKELKHRAVQHPNEPKFQIHEYIESQKEKSGCCSYF